The stretch of DNA GGCTCGGGTCATCTGGGTTTGTATTCTTTGGTTCAGAATTAGTTCACATCCTCCACCTCCGGCACGACGGTGGTTTGTGTTCTGTTTGGTTCAGTTCCAACAGTTTGCAGTGGTCTGATTTTTGGCTCGAAAGGGTCGTTTATGCCTGTTGTGTTTTGTCATAGGGGATTCTGGTACGTGAATTTATCCATGTTGACAGTTAGTTCATTCGTCGTTTCATACCTCAACTAATGCTCACACATCATTTTTTTGCTATTTGGTTTCGCACCCGTACACGGGTTCGCTGGAAAGTGCTCGATGTGTCTGTGTTTGTTGTGGTTTTTACCCATTAGGGTTGGTTCTAAAACCACTTGTAGTCGGAATTAATTGTAATATCTTTAATTACTACATTTTTATGTGGTTAACTGGGTCAGGTTGATGTCCCCCATTTGTTCtactatcttttattttatgtttaatctatTTGGGATAGGGTAGAGGGTTTCCTCTACTCtccttttgcttaaaaaaaacaaaacagatttAATCTAATTTTCCTTGTATTATGGATAGGTTGTTGTAGTTGGTACTTGATTCTAATTTCTAACAAACCAATTAAAAAGCACAAATGGAGCAACCAAACTGCGGCAAACCACAACACAGTAGACTTGGCATGAAAAATTACAAGCCTGAGTTCGTAACAGTACAGCAAAAGCAATGCAACAGAAACGTAATTATGCAGAATCGTACAAACCAGAATATTGCGCACACAGCTGTAGCGAACAAATCAGAATCGCAGACATCCAGAAACACAACATGCATAATGTGCTTATGCAGAAACAGAACATGCAGAATTTACTACTTAATAGTACTAAAGGCCAAAAATTAGTAACATGTCCAGAGATTAAATTCCGGTTACACGCATCCAGAAATTGCTCTATCAGGTTATACATGGCCAAGTCACATTTCAATATCAAAAAGTTGTTAAAGAAGACAAAATACATCACACCATAAGAGAAAATCGAAAAAGAAAATACTTTGACATTATTAATAGACTAAAGAAAATAATACTACTAACTGCTAAGGATTTAAAATAGTTGTAGACTTGTAGTCCACAAATCAACAAACATAACTGCAGCTTCAATATTGATGTATTACATGACATGTCTTCGAAATTTCACGGCTACCATTTCCCAGCTACCGTAATTATGGTTGTATTGTCCATAATTATTTGCAGCTTCAAAGAAATCATATTTACAACTAAAACTATAACCACTTTAAATCCAACAACATATTCAGGTATCGGTGAATATATGCAATAGACTATTGGACTAAACAATCATGGAAGGAGAAATGACATTACAGAAAGAAGTATTGCATGCTCAAAAATGCATGAAAATTCAACTTATACATGTAGTACAGGCAAACTAGTTGAGGTTAAGACTGATAAACAATAGGATTTTGAAGAAATGCcaatcaaaacaaaaccaacatATGTCAAAGTAAGAAAAGCTAAACAAATTTCAAAGACAATATGGAACAAGAATAACATATTAAGTCTAAAAGACCTAAATATCTAATCACGACATGCATGTCTTGTCCGCAGTATATGCATGATTGAGTTTTTCCTCATACAAAGTTAATAAATAAGAGGACTCGTTCTTAAAAcgttttttaagcatatcacgAAACAACTTCTCGGGCAGTACAAATGGATGCGTTAAGCTTCCATTCTTATGAGTCAAACCTTTTTTGAGAAGAAATTGCACAACTGCAGCCCTCGGAATGATCCTTTTTTCCAAACTTAGTGACAAAATATATGGTGCTTTGGCAATGGCCATAGCATCCCAACCCATCTGATTGACCCAAAAGCTCATcactaaatttattttgtcaatggATGTTAACATACAATAAGGTTTCTTTCTAAATGCTTCAAGAGCATCTTCATCAGACCAACCCCACTTCTTCAAGGCATCAACTTTCGCTTTCCACCTGGTTTTGGATAAAGTTGCTTTAGCACTCAATGCTATGGAAAAAATTACTTTCGAAGGATTAAACCCCAAAAACTTTAATTCATCCACAAACTTCAGCAAGTCACGTGACAGGAATACCCGACTCCGGATCCGAAGCAATCTTGCAATGTTTGAGTTGGCCACTCCATTCTCAACCAGCATTGTGATGTTGCGTGACATACGATGCTCACAAAGTAAAATTGGATTGCCAATTACACAATCAATAGTTTTCTTGTCTGATTGCATGAATCCATAAAGAAATTCATAGGTTGGGATTATAAAATTCTTCAAGCTTGGAGACAAGATTTTGGGATTTTTACTGACCAGATTAACAATATCAGAGGTTGAAGCACCTTTGGAgagtaaaaattgaaactttggcAAGACCCTTTTGGAGGGATTGCAGGAAAGTAGCTCTGGTGACTTTTGAATGATATCACGTAATTGGGAATCTGAGAAACCATAGTTTCTAAAGAAGTTGAGAACTAAATCAGGGTTTTGGGAAGTTTTGAAACAAACGTTGTAAGTGGAGCAGAGTTTGGAAGCAAATTGTGGTGAGAATTCAAAATTGCGGATGAGGTAGGAGACAGGAAATGGGGTTGAATCGGAAGTGTTTGTGCAGTAACGAAGAGAAAATTGCGATGGGTAACGGTGGAAAAGAGGGTTAGGGTTTGGGGATTGTAATGTTAATCCCTTGAGATAATAATAGATTAGGGTTTTGTGGCGccatgaattgaatttgaacaTATTGAAAGCAATAGCGAAAATGGTTTCAAAATCGAAATGTGAAAGAGAAGAATAAAACTATTTTTGTTACCTTCAATCTATTCATGTCGGTGGTGGACGGCGAATCACGGCGGCGGTGCGACGGAAGTGCAATTTCCGATGTGATGCATAGGTGTAGCGGCGATGATGTCTCTCGGTTCAAAAGATTGGTGTGCAAATTGTTCGGTACTtcggtttcttttttttttttttttttttttttttttggtacataaagaGGGCAACAAgcccaaataaagaaaaaaaaaaaaaaaaaaaactacgaaATTAGACGAATATTTCTAGGCATGCAAGCCCCTGAAATGTCATCAAACAAGATACTCTGCAGCTCCCTCGGTGGGGCCTCTAAAACAATGGGAAAAAATGAATCATTTGTTAGACTATATGAAGCTAACCAATCAGCACATCTGTTGCCTTCTCGCAAGGTATGGTTAACCTGAACATGCCAAGAAAGATTAATAAGATCTCGGATTCGACGAATCAGAACGGGAGTAGCACCATTAATCTGGCAATTATTTGTAACCATGTCCACTAGCAATTTAgagtcactttccacaattATATGTGAAAAACCTTGGCGTCTAGCTATCTTTAACCCCTCATACATTCCCCACATCTCAGCATGAAGAGCATCACATGTTCCGATCTTTCGAGTATAACCTGTTCGCCATTGACCGTCGCAGTCTCGAATAAGGCCCCCACATCCTGCAAGATCCAAGGACTCCTTATAGGCTCCATCACAATTAAGTTTAACCCAACCTCCTTGTGGTCTCTTCCAGCCAATGTAGATAGTGTCAATACGTCTCGACCCTCTTATTAGGTGAAGATGTCCGCCCCTATCAATAGCTTGAACCAAATCAAGAATGACCCGAATAGGATCAGTAGGCCGATGAAAGTCTTCCTCAAAAATAGATTTGTTCCTCCACGTCCAGAGATTCCAACAGGTCACCATGAATATAGATCGCCACTCCTCTTTGCGTGTTCCATACACTTGATTGGCGAGGTTCTTGTTCGGTACTTCGGTTTCTACC from Trifolium pratense cultivar HEN17-A07 linkage group LG5, ARS_RC_1.1, whole genome shotgun sequence encodes:
- the LOC123886609 gene encoding uncharacterized protein LOC123886609, translated to MFKFNSWRHKTLIYYYLKGLTLQSPNPNPLFHRYPSQFSLRYCTNTSDSTPFPVSYLIRNFEFSPQFASKLCSTYNVCFKTSQNPDLVLNFFRNYGFSDSQLRDIIQKSPELLSCNPSKRVLPKFQFLLSKGASTSDIVNLVSKNPKILSPSLKNFIIPTYEFLYGFMQSDKKTIDCVIGNPILLCEHRMSRNITMLVENGVANSNIARLLRIRSRVFLSRDLLKFVDELKFLGFNPSKVIFSIALSAKATLSKTRWKAKVDALKKWGWSDEDALEAFRKKPYCMLTSIDKINLVMSFWVNQMGWDAMAIAKAPYILSLSLEKRIIPRAAVVQFLLKKGLTHKNGSLTHPFVLPEKLFRDMLKKRFKNESSYLLTLYEEKLNHAYTADKTCMS